tcaaaatcaatgaaTAAGATTTTTAGAATTGAACGATATAATTACTCTAAGAACTCTAGGATTATAATCCGTTATTACTAATTAGAGGAGAAAATACCTCAAATATACATGATTAATAAAATCAATGAATTCGAATGTGACACATTGTACACTAATTAAAGTCAAGTAAACAAACATAATTAGACAAGTTTTAATCAACCTATGTGGATCTATATAAGATCATTTTCCTTCTTACAAGCAggacacacttttttttttatgcatgcgaaatcaaaaatttcaaatattattttttggttagaaTCACGACTATAATGTCTCTGTTAGATTCTCTAGATGAATTAAAGTTTTGAATAGAAACATAGTTTTGCAAATTATCCCTAAAATTAGAAGACATTTAAAGATTTTTGAACTCATTCGAGTGTTCAACGTGGTTATTGTCATTTAGCCAACAAACAAGATGAGACTTTACTACCATGAAACGGCTTTTTACAAAAAGATACGAAGGTCACGTAATCTATAAGATGTCCAATAAGCAAATCGATCATCTAACTGTTTCttgttttattgcttttaaTCCTATTCTTTTCAGCCTCTTTAGGCCCTTAATTCCTTTCCAACACACTCGTTGTTCTTGTAACGGgacaaaaataagtttatttattattatgccCCTTTATAGTcgttacaaattttactataccCGTCTTATGtgtcaacaaaataaaaaagtaattatgaactttattatattgttgatatGACATCAATTATATTAATACTAAGATagtatgtaaatttttttgtaataaatattttaataattaaaaatattattcaaattaaaaagaaaaaggaaagaagaagtaACCTGTCTTTGAAAGAGTTTGGTTAGCATAATGTCACGTATCTAATTAATTAGTCTTTCTTCTCGTGTGGAATTTAAGCATTTTCATTTGGACACAAAAATATGAGCCtttcataatttaatttttatctttcttgatagagtgtaaaataaaaaataaaaatttgtgagATTAGGACTGAAAAACACGAAGAGATCACAATGATGCGCATGCATTTCCATGCATAAACTACTATTttatgcagttttttttttttttttttttaatttaattttatatatagtgaaAGTTTTATATAAACCTCATGcatgcttatatatataaagaactCAATCAAACAAATCTCCTTAATTTTTTGACAACCTGATATAATATGCAAAATGAAATGCTAGATGCATGCTCAACTCACATTCTAAccactcaaaaaaacaaaaaaactcacATTCTAACCATGACAAACCTGTCCACTATCACGATGATCGCAATCAATGGAATCAGGCTCGTATCAACTCTCATTGCCAGTGTGCGAATCATGAAATAATTAGATCCCATAATCCCATTAGAGATATCACCAAAAGCCATATAGGGATTGATCTGTACATGTTGAACATTTGTACCATACAAGTGCAAACATTTGCACCATGCATATGTGTCTTCTTTAGCTCATGTTTGATATATGAGCAATCCTTATTGACTTGAATAAAAACCCAATGTTGCCCTTCACAAAAACACCATTCTCTTTGAGTTCTTAATTTCTCAGTGCAATAGTGGTGTATTTTGTCAATTTGTGTTCATAAATCAAGAGGGGGCACCACAATTCTCAACATGGGCAGCTAATTAACTGCCTTGGCTCTTTGTCTCTGAAAACTGaatccaaaaaatttcacatttcATGGCTTTTTAGATAGGATTTGAATTGAGgtaaagtgacaaaaaaaagttattttatccaAAGAGAAGCCACTTTCTGATACCTGTAACGTTAGGAGTACTGAGAATCTTGAAGGCAGTGCCAACTctaactctctttctctctcactatttCTTTCGGTGAAATTAGCGAAAATGCCAATTATCTCCTCCTTCATTTAAGGCATTCCTTTCCATGTGTTGCTTTATGTTGCACAAGCCAATACATGTCATGCAAGTCACACATGACCCATCAGTTTCTTGATACCCTCTATGGCTCTATACTCTATAGCATAGGCTTATGAGTGATGTTAAGACTTAAAAAAGACACAATgctttttataatatttttatttaattaaaataacatCAATTTTATCTAagtttaacatcacttttattataaGTTAATTATAAGTAATTATTTAAACTAAGTTCACAgttaacattacttttattacGCATGCAACAAGTTATTTCAaagatggtaaaaaaatatGAGGCACACCCTCACCGAACAACCACCATCTTAGTTTCTTACCCCTATGTGAATATAAGTATATAGCATTCTATGTACGTACGTCTCTCTTCAACTTGTCTCTGAAAATAAACTTTTTCttcagctctctctttctcattcttcttcagcTATGGCCATGGTTACTGCAGATACTGTTCGAACAATCCTTGGTGTTCTAGGTGAGTTTTAGTTTAGTTTGATTTCTAAGAAAAAGATATCATGTTTTAGCTTTCTCTGTTCCCCCATCAAAGTTTTTGAGTACTTTAAGCTTGGTAGAGTATTACTATTTAGAACTCATTTCCCATTTCTTGTTCAAGCTGCAGCTAGCTTGATCTGAAACTGATCATGTGGTTTCTATTGCTTGTTTTCAGGAAACATTATCTCACTCTGTGTGTTCCTATCCCCAGTGTAAGCTAACCTCGATCATATCTACTAGTACTAGTAacattgatttgattttggtacTCCCTATATCTTTCAACATGACAAACTTTTGGAGAAAAAGGAAATagaagatgaaaaaagaaaaattttcccaccactatcacatttttttttttttgggtggctTGAAGggcattttttgttttccattaTCATTAATCAAGAGGTTTTAACCTAAATAGAAGCATTAATCGGCAtcttcttaatttttcttttcttttcttcttcttctttttttttttttatttttttttttttattttttatttatttttttatttcactaACAATAATGATCTGTTTAGATTGAGGGAAAATGAGGAggagtagagtaaagtagagtagatttagtccaatattaacctatttttaattaattttactcTGCTCCCCTTCTACTTCCCTTCTTTCCTCCCTCAATTAAAATAGACCCTAAGTAATAGGGAGGGTAGATGAAATAGGATTACCTTTGTTTTatgattaagattttatttcttaGATTTAAGTATGTACAATGTCatgatatttaaaattttagttgataCTATTATATTAAGTATATATTTGGATATGAATTATTTTCCCGCGTATGGCGTtttgcattttcctttttttttttctttttttttaatgcacgCGTTTCAGTTTTTAGGAGACaaaaatgcactgttcacgtactgttcatgtactgtttatgggacccacaaccactttattcaaaaaaaaaaaattagaaattggtccgacgatactattcacatatttaaaaattattttgctacatttttcagttttcagcaaaataagctgtatcTAAATGGACTCTAAGtacatctttaattttttaatattttatttggattATAGAACATATCcatttcaaataaaagaaaattattttcaaaattagagTGTGAGTTACAATATTCTTGAAGACATTAATTATTGTAttattctcttcctctctcttttcaaATGAATCCAACTggaacattttttatttatttattaagaataATTTGATTTGGATATAAAGATTGAAGGGCATTGGCTCCACTAgtagttaaaaataattaaaagggTTACCTTTTTCTcgataaataaattaaaaaaagggtcACCTAATTGGGAAAATTCATTAGTATCATTACTAATAACCAAactaaaattgtttgtttttttttttttttttggaatgacATTTTATCCAGGCCAACTTTTATTCAAATATGGAAGAAAAAGGCAGTGGAGCAATACTCACCAGTACCATATCTTGCAACCCTAGTGAACTGCATGGTGTGGAGCTTGTATGGGCTGCCCATGGTGCACCCAGATAGCTTACCAGTCTTGACCATTAATGGGGCAGGCACTGGTATCGAGATATTGTACATAATCATCTTCTTAATCTACACTGCTGAGAGGCAAAAGAGGCTCAGAGTTTTGCTTGTGCTGCTTATTGAAGCCATATTCATTACCGTTCTCACAGTTTTAGTTCTAACTGTAGCCCGTACTCTCAAGGTGCGGAGTATGATTGTCGGCATCATGTGCATTATGTTCAACATCATGATGTATGCTTCACCACTGGCTGTTATGGTTAGTCTCTAGTCTCTAGAACTATTACcatgaaaatttatatatatatggtgttAATTTTggtatattctatttttttttaatcctcaaTTTGATCTcattaaatttacaaattaacttGTACATATTTTGCAATCCAATTTAGAGGAATATCCTCCAATGCTTTATGTGTGGGGACTTATAAAactatttgtatatattatttaaataagttacATGACTATTAAATATATCATGTGATTAAAAATATACGTAAATAGTTTTATCAATCACCACGTTctgatttaaaataattttcctctAAACCAGTTTGGAGGTAAACTTTTTTCAACATTTATTACTTGTAAGACTTTGCaatatttgattatttgtaAGTAAACTTAGTATATATACATGACCACTTAAAAAAGAGTTATATAGTTTAGTACCATTACccaatttgttaataaaaaagaactaaTATTTGAATCTTCATCTCttagttgtaaaaataaaaagaaactaagcttatcatttcttcttcttcttcttcttctatttattattatttttttaatgaatttatctCTGTAACTTATTTAGCTAAGggtgattttttctttttcttttttttggtgcagAAATTGGTTCTTGCCACAAAAAGTGTGGAGTATATGCCCTTTTTCCTCTCCCTTGCTTGCTTTGCCAATGGTGTTATCTGGCTTGCTTATGGTCTTATCCGATTTGACCCCTTTATTGTTGTAATTCAcatattcctctctctctctctctctcaaatttaacCATATCATTACATAcatgaaaaattatgatttccatatgaaattcaatttcatagataatttatattaaatataacaatttttatttttaaagtgtaTCTAAtgtcattatttaaaattttaaataacatgacACAATGCATGCATACCTTTAATTACAATAAACAAAATCTTAATCATCATACGTATTCTCTtcatttcatttgaaatattggTCTCATATAAACGGGACTGTGGGTTTGTCTCAGGTACCAAATGGGATAGGAACATTGTTTGGTTTGGCCCAGCTGATTCTTTATGCCTTATTCtacaaatcaacaaaaagaCAGATTGCAGAAAGGAAAAGCAAAGGAGAGGTGGACTTGTCTGGGGTGATGGTGGTAGATGGAGAGGACTCTAGGAAGGTAGGCAGTGCACCTCAGAATGGTCGTCCATGAGAGATTCTCCCATCACCAACCATTGTTGGATTGGATGAAATGACCCCAGAAATATAAGCTTAGCTATTCCCATAATAATATcaaactacccaaaaaaaaaaaaaaaaattgtagttttatTTCTATGTTCAGTGTTCACTATCATGTAGTTCACATGTTACACTGAGTGGCATGTCAACGGTCATACTTCCTTACAAGCTAatcatattttgttattttccctttgatttcttttttttgagcaaTTAATATTTAAGGTTCCAACTTTGGGGATATTAGTTTTATGATATCAGATCTTACCCTACTTTCAAGCACATACAGTTTTAGATGCTTTGAGTTTTGAGTTGTATGTTAATTTTACAAGTTCCAATGCGAAGAATCTTTACATACGTTGAGGTGGTTTCATGGCAGAATAGTCTTTGG
This DNA window, taken from Quercus robur chromosome 2, dhQueRobu3.1, whole genome shotgun sequence, encodes the following:
- the LOC126713268 gene encoding bidirectional sugar transporter SWEET7 is translated as MAMVTADTVRTILGVLGNIISLCVFLSPVPTFIQIWKKKAVEQYSPVPYLATLVNCMVWSLYGLPMVHPDSLPVLTINGAGTGIEILYIIIFLIYTAERQKRLRVLLVLLIEAIFITVLTVLVLTVARTLKVRSMIVGIMCIMFNIMMYASPLAVMKLVLATKSVEYMPFFLSLACFANGVIWLAYGLIRFDPFIVVPNGIGTLFGLAQLILYALFYKSTKRQIAERKSKGEVDLSGVMVVDGEDSRKVGSAPQNGRP